Within the Eucalyptus grandis isolate ANBG69807.140 chromosome 1, ASM1654582v1, whole genome shotgun sequence genome, the region GAATCTGAAGACATCAATCAAAATTACTAGCAACCAAGGGATTGGAAACTATAGTAATATAATGATCTCGtcatatattattttcaatATTGTATTATTTCCTTACGTAGTGTAAcatttatgatatatttatatattaatcaTTAGAAATGATTAGATgataatctttaatttatttcgaaaataaaaatatattttagataaaaaaataaaataacaaataattaaatattattgtaGGGTCCATTCATTTATGAATTTGTGACTCATAATAAATTATGATTCTCATAGTGATCCAAAAATTGTTATACTAGCAAAGCCCAAAAATCATCTCAACAATTATATGTTGAGATTAAGAATCAGACACCTTTATTCTTTTAAAACCGTCCACGTTAATTCCCGGCTCCCGCATTACACCTTGACAAGTTCTTGGAAGGTTTTCATGGCTGAAATTGGCAACCCCAAGATCACCACAATGCCCTTCTTCCCTTCCCCCTCCGGCAAGAACAGGCCAAGTTCCTCCACCAGGCCACCGCTACCAAACTGTGCCGGTGCTCCCCAACCGAAGTTTGCCGCGTCGAAAGCCAGCCTCGTCCACGAACTTACTACCAGAGTGCCAACCGACAAGAGCTGAGGCTTATAGACATCCTCATAGTCAATCCTCGATCGCACGTAGTCCTCCGTCACGGACTCAATGGCATTCTTTATTTGCCCGACGGCGAAGGAGATGGGCCTTTCCACCAGGTCGCTGGCCGTGCAGAGACAGCTCACGGTGGTCACGGCATTGCCAAAGTAACCCACCGGCAACGCCATCGTCTCGAACTTCGACCTGAAGTCAACCATGATGCGAAGCTTTGTGAGTTGGCGTGGCTTCATGTTCAGTGCTTGGCTACGCGCCCGCCACACGTGGGCCGCCAAGGCAGTGAAGCTCGTGCAGCTCGTGACGTTGTCCTCAGACATGGCCATTCCCTTTAGGGTTGCAAGCTTGTGGGAGTCAAATTGGAAGGCTTGGTAGATCGTGGGTCGTTGCTTAAAGAGCATGGCCATGTCGGAGACGTCGGTGATCGAGACAAAATCCTTGTAGGTGTAATTGATCTGAGGGGGGACGCGCGATTTGAGGATCGTCCGGTCATGGAAAGGGACAACAGTGATGGGAATGCCTCTGGCGGTTTGGGCCCAGGAGTTGATGAAGGTCATGGCTCCTGCGCCGTCGGTTATGCAGTGGCTCATGGCAATCCCCAGTGTAAAACCTCCACATCTGAACCTTGTCACCTTATCGAGAAAcaaagatcaaagaaaaaaaaatatttactaagTACTGCATATACAAAAATGTAAATCAAGAGAggagagataaaaaaaagattCGATATcctataaaaatttaaatttatatgcatattgttttatttattgaagTTTGAGCTCGTGTGGGGTAAATTTCCCACTTTGATTATTGAGCTTAGTTGACATGAAATGCCTTCGAGCTTTTATGCGTCCGCGAGTCTCCATTTTCATGTCTATGTGTCCATCACTGAGTTGTTTTGATGATACTCAACTTTAATTAAATGCCCAAactaagtacactaatggtgccataagttgtgtacggcgctcactttggtgccaaaagtttctgttggatcacttaagtgccaaatcggaggaaaaacgctcactttggtgccaccggcgaaagattccggcctccggcgaaagattccggccaaaatgattttttttttaaaaaaaaaaaattgataagcctttaaatgacgtcgttttcggtcctccttaagaaaacgacgtcgttttgccgtcctacgtggatggcttcatggaaacgacgccgtttagctcacatggggaagaaattagggtttggcGAGGTCGAAGCCATAgccgtcgtcggggttggggtcggagtCGGGGTCGgctgcggccgccgagtggccatcatcgaggtcggggtcgtggtcggggtcgaagctacggccgtcgagtggccatcgtcggggtcgaggtcggggtttgagccgcggcgatcgtcgcggtcggggtcgaggtcgaggtcgaggtcggagctacggccgccgagtggccatcgtcggggtggtcggggtcgaggtcggagcgctgccgttgagtggccatcgtcggggttggggtcgaggtcggggtcgaagccgtggccgccgagcgcaaggaccgtcgaggacggcgacggccggagattagggttttgaattgggggagacaccaaacggcgtcgttttggtgttaggatgctgaCTCGGCTCTcgacgagccacgtcggcgtcaaaaattaataaaaaaggtcacgtcggatttccggccaatttcgtcggagttggcaccaaagtgagcgtttttcaaatttttggcacttaagtgatccgacggaaacttttggcaccaaagtgagcgccgtacacaacttatggcaccattagtgtacttatcccgcaATTATCGTATCTGTATGGaacgggagagagaggaaactCGTAATTCAATGATCTCCGACAAATTATTAGTTTGACTTGTTACCCCCAAAAGGCACAAACAAAAGGCTGTGTTTGGCAaaacttttaggaaaatgtaaagacttttgagttaaagatgtttttaaaattcaaattgtgtttggtaaattgtaatttgaaagtattttgtgaagtatttttgagcaaaatggtgtttgggggacaaaagacttttgtaataaaaaaaattatcaaaagaaaaataaaaacatttgatCGGCAAGGGCAAGCGGCCGTCGTGACCACCGGCAACCTCCGACGACCCAGGATCTGTGGCAGCGAGGTCACACGCGTTGCACGACGCCGCCTCAACCTCCCACAACCCCGGATCTGGGGTGGCGAGGTTGCGCaacgccgcctcgacctccggcgacctagaTCCGGGGTGTCTAGGTCACAAGAGGACCTCGTCGCAAGCGTCACGTGATGCTACCTCGACCTCCGATGACCTTggatctggggcggcgaggtcgcacGATGCTGCCTTGACCTTCGACGACCTAGATCCGGGCGTCAAGGTCacgggaggacctcgccgcccccaaATTTGGGGCAGTGAGGTCACGGGAGGATCTGGGTCGCGACGGGGTCAAGCGgcgaggttgcgcgacccagATCGGGGGCGGCAAGGTCCTCCCATGACCCTACCACCCCAAATCTAGGTCGCGGCGACCCAGACCTCGCCGCAACCCAAAAGGCGCGGCGATCGCCACCCCGCCCCCCCGAGCTTCGGTCACGCCACCCCCCGACGACGGTCATCTGGGTGACGGTCACCGGCAACTGCCTGCCCTTCACCGGCGATCGCTcgtgaaagaagaagaagaagacgatgaatagtAGTAGGGCAAAAccgaaaaaatgaaaaatcaacgaggataatttgggaagaattttttttttaaacccttGGCTCAAGATTCGAGAATGctttgaaagcccaaggcgacCCCAACCTACCTTaggctttcagccttcacaaGGCTGACATTTTGTAAAGgggctttgaatttttttgccaaacgcCCCAAAACACACTTGAATTTGCCCAAGGAcctttagggtgcgtttggtaatgattttgttcccgagagtagattctgataaaaaatgattcttttttattctgttcccaaGAACtgattctaaacattttaagccatttggtaccgtgctcattaattctattccaaattaatttattttaatttttaaataatttttttactttttcctttttttcttttctttgttcctttttctcatattcttcttcttcttcttcttcttcttcttgtggccggcgacctcactcACGAGCATCGTCAACCCTCGGCGAGGCTGGCCcttgtcggccgagcctcgccggtagcgaccggcctcgccgaggccgggtgatggcccttgtcggccgagcctcaccccAGCCAGGccgcctcgccgaggccgggtgAGGCCCGCCCGGCCATCGATGGGGCTGGGCGTCGCaaggcttgcctccggcgagctcgccggacctcggcctGGCCTGGTGAGCCTCCGACAAAtagcgaccggcggcggcgaacggcggctAGCGACGACAAATGGTGGTGGATGGCAGTCGCGAGATGGCCAAAGGGAATAAGAAGAgttgttggttttgattctcaattctaattctagaacaagaatcaactttttttattattattattcttgattCCACTCTCAAtctgttccggagaacaaaaattttatcaaacgcaattctaaaCCCAAACTGATtgtgggaacaaaaaatcaaaatttggccatgtttggatggttaccaaacagggccttagaAGTCCAAAGAGCTTTGTAAAGTGGTTGCCAAACGCAGCCAAACAATCTCTATAAGGACAAGAACATAAGCCAAACATATAGAAACTAAGTTGCAATTTCTCCACAGAATGTCACTATATTTACTTAACCCATCCCATGCCGGTTGAAACACAAGGCAAATAACAATTTTAACTGGGTAACGATTGCGCCACCGTTGAGCTTGGGGTGGGTCGCCTTCTCTTTCCCAGGAGCTCAATATAATCAACCTAATTCTCGTCGGCAATAATTGATTAACGGAGAACCTATACCACAACTCTAGTCAACGTAGATGCATACAAAACCGGGATTCTTCAATACCTGAGCAGTCAGAAGGGGAACTTCTAATAAATCCATGATGGAAGGATCCGTGCAAACTAGCTTTCTTGAAATGTCCAGTTTGGGAACTCGAACGTCGCCCAACATTTTGATATCGCAGTTTGCGATGGCCTCGATGAAGGTCGCGCCCCTTTTGGTGCATGCCACAGCGAGCTTACCTTCAGGAGTAGGAGCCAACCTCCCGGTGAGCGGGTAATAATGAACCAAGACTTTGGCTAAAGCCTTTTTCAGCACGTCTCCGACGTTGTCTCCGCTTCTCTGATAGCAATATATCGCTTGCATAGTGATGGGAATAGCCTGGTCGAGGCTGGACAGGAAGTAAAATCCGTTGGGTGTGGCTGATTCCGGTTGGACCAAGACGGGTTGTGACTTCTTCACGGTCACAGCACCGCCGTTCGTTATCATGGATGCCTCCATCGTTGCAGCTCGGGAACTTCTTGGATGAAAAAAGAACTGCATGTGATGGAAGAAACTCGTGTTTGGCAGAAAAATAACAAGGAGTGCTCGCTCTATGATATACAACGGTTTGTTTGATCAAAACGTTAAAATATACGTAGGAATATCTTTCATAAAAGTACGCCTAAACCTTGAAAAGAACGAGGTCGCttagaaagaaaacaaaccttTATATCCGTCTTtaaatccatcaatttggatcagTTTACAGGAATTGGATTTCAAGGAGACAGGTTGATTCGATGCATATGCTCACAGATCAAGACAGTTAATGATTATGGTTCTTCTATCGAGACCGAACgaagtaagaaaagaaaaggaaaaaaggaacgACGAGAggctccaaaaaagaaaaagaaagaggcatCTATACCTTGGGAAGCTTCAGTTATTGAGGTACCACGAAAAATCCGCCTTCTGCATTGCACGTCCCCGAAGGTCCGACCAGCTTATATGGAGATATCTTGTGGTGTAAGATTGGAACATGTACATGAACTGGTTCGAGCAAGATAGCAGATTAACAGCAATTAAATGGATAACTTATACTTGTTGATTAGTTTAACTTATCTTAGTCGATCATGCACGCTCTGCCGGCgaagttttttattttgtcttttttcggTGAAGGTTTTTAAGTTGAATATTGAGCCAAAATGCAGACTGCAGACACCGTCCCAATCATCTTGTCTTCGCCATTCTAAAATGAATATCGCGCCAAATTGTAATGTCAGGATTTTTGTTAATAAGTGCCTTGGAGACTTATTaagcaattaaataagaaaagtttGCAGTACCGGGGATTTATTATATATCCATGCTACGTGCATCAAGTAGTTCGAAAATCGAGACGATTCTTGTTAATAAGATTCGACATACTTTATAATACTACCTTGGCGTGATATTGTGTTAGCCAGTTTCTTTGTTATTCGTGGGTGGTTGGTGACGAAGGAGCGAGCAAGGTCTAATATAGACAGTCCGATTACTGGATCCTCTGCTGAGAAGAAGTGCAAGAATTTGGCTGGCAATTGTTAAGCGGAGctagatagttttttttttttttttgtcggtcgtGCTCTATTTCTATGCTAACTGTTACTCTCAGATTTTTGCGCTCTCTCCttacagggcgtgggagtcaaaacccactTCTGAAATTAAATCATCCCCACCCTAACTCCCTAAAAAGGTAGAGATTCGAATCCCCCACTTtccccttccaacatggaatggtggccactggggcaaaTCCCAATAGTTCAGAGCTAGGTAGTTTACAAGGTAAACAACGCATAagatgaggaaaagaaaaaacgaataattaattatctcgtTTGACCATCTCGAAGCTAAAAAAATAACCATTAGAAAAGAGCAATAATTATTCACGCCAGACCTTCCCTTTGATCCTCATTTTAACTCCTGTTTAATTTTCTCGGAAAAGTACACAGATTAAAATTGCCTCGAGAGTGAAGACTTAGACGGAAGAGACGAAACGTTTTGCTCTTAACGCAAAATGATCCCATGGTTTTAGCGTACCCTTACAATTACAACATCTTACTAACGTGCTATATTCCTCTAAACCAAACCCTAGTCCCTCGGCTTTATTTATGTCAAGAACAAGTCCTGAATCCAGGGCCGAGAAGAAAACTTCCCTAATTTGAATAGATTTCCCGATTAGAGTCGGTTTCCTATTTGAGAGTTTACCTAATGTGGGTAGGTTTCCTATTTTGAATCCAATTCTCTTCAATATAAAAGTGAGTTTTCTTCACAAAGAGCATCTAAGAGGAGCTTGTGATCTTGAACTACATCTTGAATATTTGAAGCTATGGAAATCTTGTGTTAATATTTTGTGTAACTCCTTTGTGAGATTAAAAGATTATCTCGTAAAAAATTGTAGGGCTAAACATTGTGCAAATTATTAGGTGTAATTGGGTGTTGAAAAATAGTAAGAGTATTTGAGTGTCTCAAGTATTGTTGTAATATTTATTGTATCGCTTAATCTATATTAAACTTTTATGTTGATTTCCAAAAACCTATGTCATACAAatcgaaccacataaatttgaTTTCCAATTTATTTCATTATTGATCGCTTGTTTTCTGCAAGAATTAGTATCAAAGCTAGAGTTGGCTACGTTAAAGTGAATCGGTTGCGATGGaagaatgaaaagataaaatcgatagATTTGATGAGAAGGATTTGGCTTTCTAAAAGATGTAGATTGAGAATTTTATGTACTAAAAGAATCTACATGTACCCCTATCCCCTAGAGTCTATGAAGCAAGTTGATTCAAATTTACCAGATAGACAGATGATAGGTGTAATTCGGCTAAGATCAACATAGTCATTTGTCTTGTGCAAAGTGGTCACTCTAAACCAGCCAcatttgttgaaaaaaaaaaaaaaaattatcattaaaagGATGGACAGAGTTTGGTTTAATTACCTGCTATTATTGAGTCGATTCCGTTTGCAaaacttgttcgtaaaattctaaacgcaagtgcacgtatcgagcaagtaatataatgatgagataaagtattgtcccacggagatcgatgattaataaactaattaaatactaaaatagattaattctaaaatttatctaacagatcaaaatataattaagaataaattaaaaacgaaacttgaagactttgaagactaaatgcagtaaaatcaatcagataaatatgttagagcatccgatttcactataaccactagatatgaatttcagattgttgtgaatacaagaacgatattaaacatgtgatagcggaaatatttactatcctatctctaggtatagcaaacctactcagcttattaatccactatatctctatgtgaattaaaataaacatgagtgcattaaaaactatgaatattcccggtttacaatgagtcttttggatcacattatcaccgaaagctacacaaataacgcagTATATTTCTATctacgtttaattcatggttatatattataatgagcaattgtaTATTATCACCTCTcaatctcaaacatgcacatcagatcattcaagtggtagccagtcactcaaaaacattaaacgcaataatatataactcacatgaatgaaatcaattgtagaacataaaaatcatgaaattcacatcatcatggttatgCTACATCGTAGctctaataaaagaaaattagaacatagtagaaagaaaaatataaatataaatcaaacccagcatcttgaatcaaagaacaaaaattctgtcacaacttttgtcttctcttcaaaatacttgaaaaactctcagaacaatggaatttgtcttctcttcaaaatacttgaaaaactctcagaacaatggaaaacgatctaactctcccccctctctctcctagctgtctctctttgtctctatttataggatatatccaagatatctAACTCTCAACGCTTGCAGATAatattagggaacaaaatcaagaatttctgatttgatatccatcttccactttgcttttatttgaattcgaTAATtaccattcttttccttatcctcttcatatctcattattctgcataaacaattaaaattcaaataattagaaggaaatccaaatattttctcacagataatgcattaattattgcctaaaataggtaaaataaccctatttttatagagttatcaaacaTTTTGAAATCGAATCAATTCGGATTGATTTATTTGTCATACTGAATTGTTTTCCCTCCGGGCCATCGATGGGGTTAATGATCTTACGTAGTAATGAACCTATGACACCTCACTTCAAAAAATAAGTTAGTACTCTTCCCTAGCCACCGGTTTCAATGAAACTTATGGCTCGAAAGCCGGTATCGACCTTAGGAATGGTGAAGATGAAAGCCAGGCCGACTGGCCGCTTGAACAGGGCCCAACTTTTAATCAACCTTTTGCCTAGAAAGAAAGTAACAGTTAAAAAATAGTTGAAATCGCCTATTCACTTTACAAAACAAatgggttaaaaaattaaaaaagaagaagaaataaccgCTGATCAGTCGTTTACATATAAATCTAAGTATGCGACGAGCAAGATATCTTCAAATAAGGAAAGATTGATGTAGTTAAACATTCAACACCCCTGATAATAAGTTGTATTGTCTATATCCATAGCGAGTGAGGTGTGTCCTTAAGAGTGATTTAAATGATCGGTATTCCACTCGCAATACACGTCTTGTCAGGATCATTAAATTTCCTCTTTACTTGAAAATCCAATAAACTTAGAATGTTGATTATTGATTAGAATGTTAATAATGGGAGTGATGATGCTAATAGTTCGTATACAGTCATATGTTGCGAGAGAAGGTTTGGGGGGGGAGCGAAGAGGGCACGGGTAATGGAATCGCGAGTGTAAGATTGATGAATCGAATCATAGCCTGATAGAATATTTTCCACATCTTggcagtgttttttttttttttttttcctaataattaGGAGACACAACTATAGAAGCCGCTACCTAAGGTCGAAGAAATACTTTTGACTAGTACATTTGGCCCTAACATAGAGTAACTCGCATAAAGTTAGATGGTTTGAATAATTAACCTCTAAATCCCGAGTTAGAAATTCCCTGACAATTAGCTGTGTCTACTTAGGGGCTTGTTGAACGTGCCTTCATCGACTGAGAGCACGGCTATTATTGGTtcttttattgagaattttttttattaaactttTCACAAACTTTGGAGCACTTACACTCAGAAAtctttgaagagatttcaatAGAGACGTGTACAGTTGCAAATAGTTCcttataaattattaaattagaataaaacaagaagtaaatgtcacaaatagaaacaaaaagataaacaaTCTCAAAACTTGAGTTGTTTGGTAGGGAAGATCAGGTGTACGTAAAGagatatttgaattattatatcaattttttgATCAAGATGCACGTCTTATCATGATCATTGAATTTCCTTtcacttgaaaataaaataaaattgggacCTTAAGTATCAATTCGAATGTTAATTACAGGAGTAATGATACACCATTGCATGTTgctagagagagaaggggaggaggGGGCATTGGTAATGGAATTGCAAGGGTTTGAATATCACAAGTTTGAAATCAATCCATGATAGACCCTTCTTTCATGCTTTGGCAAGGATTGCTAAACTATTgttgagagagagggggggatgGGGGAGATTAGGAGAAATAATTGTAGAAACTATTATGTGAATGTCAAAGAAATATccaataaattttataaatcaattaaatttaaaattttagcttGTATATGTGACCCTTACATAAAGCAACTCGCATCTAATTTAATAGTTTAAATAGGAAATctataaatttcatgaaaacTCAATTAGTCATGCCAACTTTAGGGGCTTGTTGAACTTGTCTTCATTGACTAGGGCCACAGGCCTTAGTGGTTCTTTTTATGAGGAATGAAttcgttttttaaaaaaagaaaacctttcCATCGATCCCAAAGAACTCACACTTAAAAATCTTTTAAGAGATTTCAATAGAGACACGTAGAGTTAGTTGCAAGTAGTTTcttataaattattaattttgagttACACAACAAGTaaatgtcataaaaaataaggagataaataaataaacaattcatAGTTTAAATTATTGGGCGGAAAGAACTCACATATACATTACAagatattagatatatatatatatacaatcaaTCATTTGTTTCTGATACACATATTGTCGTGATTGTTAAATTTCCTTTCACTTGAAACTTGACTAAAATTAGGATGTTGATTATCGATTTAAACGTCAATAACATAAGTAAAGATACTAATAATTCGCACACGTTGCATGTTATTAGAGGGGGAGGACACTGGTATTGGAATCGTAAGGATTCGAATATCACAAGTCTAAGATCAATAAAGCGCACCGTGGCATAATACCTTTTTCATGCTTTAGTCCAAGAAGGGGACATCGGGGTGGGGGGGTCGGGGGacgaatttctttttaaaataattatgagaCATGGTTATAGAAGCTATTACGTGTAGGTCAAAGAAACACCTAATAAATCTCatgaattgattaaatttaaatttttggctTGTAAATGGGACTCTTACATAAAGCAGCTTGTATTCAATTTAATAGTTTAAAGTTTAAATAGGTAATCTATAATTCTTCAATTGAAAATTCCATGACAACTCAATTGGCTGTTGAACATGTCTTCATTGACTAGGACCACAGGCCTTAGTAGTTCCTTTTATTAGGaatgaatttatgttttctttttcttttaacttccCCTAGATGTTGAGGCACTCATActtaaaatcttttgaaagatttcAGAATAGACACACAGTTAGTTGTGAATAGTTTCTTACAGATTATTAATTTTGAGTTACACAACAAGTAAATCTCAGAAATAAACAAACAAggatacataaagaaaaaatatagcTTAAATTATTAGGCAAAAAGAAATCACATGTGTATTAGAAGATATTTGACATATACATAATCAATCATTTGGTTCTAATACACATCTTATCACGGACGTCAAATTTCCTTTCAAGATACTAATAATTCATACATGTTGCACATtcacagagagaaagagagagagatggacactACGTAATGGAATCACAAGGATTTGAATATCACAAGCCCGAGGTCATTAAAGCGCACCGTAGCATGATACACATTTCGTGCTTTTGTCCAACAAGGGGACATTAGGGGGGACGATTTTCTATCTAAAATAATTAGGAGACATGATTATAGAAGTCATTATGTGAATGTTAAAGAAATACccaataaatttcataaatcaattaaatataaaCTTTTAACTTGTAAAAGCGACTCTTACCTAACGTAGCTCGCATCTAATTTGATTGTTTAAACGGATAATCTATAATTcttgaattgaaaatttcatgacaaatCAATAGCTATGCCAACTTTAGGCGCTTGTTGAACATGTTTTCATTGACTAGGACTACAAGCCTTAGTGGTTCTTTTTATtaggaatgatttttttttttttaactttaaataGATGTTGAAGCACTCACATAGCAAAACAGTCCTTGGGGTATTATAAAAATAACAGTATATTGTaagttacaattttttaaaaaattgatctcacaataatttataattatttgttatttgattttttatgatccaGAATATACTATTATTTTCGCGGTACATTAAAGATTGtcacacaattatttttcaaaatcttttaagAGACTTCAATAGAGACGCATAAATGTGACTTTCACGTAAAGTAGCTCGTGGTCAATTTGATtacgattttctttttaaagttatTAGGAGACATGATTATAAAAGCTGTTACTTGAATGTCAAAGAAACATTCAATAAATCTCATAAACcgattaaatttaaacttttggcTTGTAAATGTGACTCTTTTTAAAGTTATTAGGAGCATGATTATAAAAGCTGTTACTTGAATATCAAAGAAACATTCAATAAATCTCATAAACtgattaaatttaaacttttggcTTGTAAAAGTGACTTTCATGTAAAGTAGCTCGCATTCAAATTGATtacgattttctttttaaagttatTAGGCAACATGATTATAAAAGCTGTTA harbors:
- the LOC104454602 gene encoding omega-hydroxypalmitate O-feruloyl transferase, encoding MEASMITNGGAVTVKKSQPVLVQPESATPNGFYFLSSLDQAIPITMQAIYCYQRSGDNVGDVLKKALAKVLVHYYPLTGRLAPTPEGKLAVACTKRGATFIEAIANCDIKMLGDVRVPKLDISRKLVCTDPSIMDLLEVPLLTAQVTRFRCGGFTLGIAMSHCITDGAGAMTFINSWAQTARGIPITVVPFHDRTILKSRVPPQINYTYKDFVSITDVSDMAMLFKQRPTIYQAFQFDSHKLATLKGMAMSEDNVTSCTSFTALAAHVWRARSQALNMKPRQLTKLRIMVDFRSKFETMALPVGYFGNAVTTVSCLCTASDLVERPISFAVGQIKNAIESVTEDYVRSRIDYEDVYKPQLLSVGTLVVSSWTRLAFDAANFGWGAPAQFGSGGLVEELGLFLPEGEGKKGIVVILGLPISAMKTFQELVKV